The Formosa sp. Hel1_33_131 genome window below encodes:
- a CDS encoding dual specificity protein phosphatase family protein: MKKKIGLFLLSVIVIGVSKYVYDVHINYNFKEISENKVYKSGVIPPEKIATYIQDHQINSVIDLRFPHTTDKVNNPEIPQELTAEKEAVEKLEGVTYFNLGTDQVPTQETVDKFLTIMDDPSNYPVLLHCYHGVGRAQLFSAIYRMEYEGWSNQDAREQTRVLLKGSSFDEGAPKGDYLINYKPRPKK; this comes from the coding sequence ATGAAGAAAAAAATAGGACTCTTTCTTTTAAGTGTGATTGTGATAGGTGTTTCAAAATATGTGTACGATGTACATATCAATTATAATTTCAAAGAAATTTCAGAAAATAAAGTTTATAAATCAGGGGTAATTCCTCCTGAGAAAATCGCAACATACATTCAAGATCACCAAATCAATAGTGTAATCGATTTACGTTTTCCTCATACCACTGACAAGGTGAATAATCCAGAAATTCCTCAAGAACTCACTGCTGAAAAAGAAGCCGTTGAAAAGCTTGAAGGAGTGACTTATTTTAACCTAGGAACCGATCAAGTGCCAACACAAGAAACAGTTGATAAATTCTTAACCATCATGGACGATCCGTCTAACTATCCTGTATTGCTTCATTGCTATCATGGGGTGGGTCGTGCACAATTATTTTCTGCAATTTATAGAATGGAGTACGAAGGTTGGAGCAATCAAGACGCTCGCGAACAAACTCGTGTACTCCTAAAAGGCAGCTCGTTTGATGAAGGTGCGCCCAAAGGCGATTACTTAATCAACTACAAGCCGCGTCCGAAGAAATAA
- a CDS encoding acetyl-CoA carboxylase carboxyltransferase subunit alpha, which yields MEYLEFELPIKELEDQLQKCQIIGEESDVDVTETCIQIQKKLDLAKKDIYKNLTPWQRVQLSRHPDRPYTLDYINAICGDSFLELHGDRNFKDDKAMIGGLGKIGDQSFMFIGQQKGYNTKTRQYRNFGMANPEGYRKALRLMKSAEKFGIPVVSLIDTPGAYPGLEAEERGQGEAIARNILEMTRLKVPIITIIIGEGASGGALGIGVGDKVLMLENTWYSVISPESCSSILWRSWEYKEQAAEALKLTAKDMKRMKLVDEIVKEPLGGAHKDREQTFVTVSNTIVKSYNEFKNLSPKELVDQRMDKYSQMGVYKD from the coding sequence ATGGAATATCTAGAATTTGAGTTGCCTATAAAGGAACTAGAAGATCAATTACAAAAATGTCAAATTATTGGAGAGGAGAGTGATGTAGATGTCACTGAAACATGTATTCAGATTCAAAAGAAACTGGACCTTGCCAAAAAGGATATTTATAAAAACTTAACACCTTGGCAGCGCGTACAGTTGTCGAGACATCCCGACAGACCTTATACCTTAGATTATATCAACGCAATTTGTGGAGATTCATTTTTGGAGCTTCATGGCGATCGTAATTTTAAGGACGATAAAGCAATGATTGGCGGATTGGGAAAAATTGGCGATCAAAGTTTTATGTTCATTGGTCAACAAAAAGGATATAACACCAAAACCCGTCAATACCGAAACTTCGGAATGGCAAATCCAGAAGGGTATCGAAAAGCTTTGCGCTTGATGAAATCTGCTGAAAAATTTGGAATTCCTGTCGTATCGTTAATTGACACCCCTGGTGCATACCCTGGATTGGAAGCGGAGGAACGCGGACAAGGGGAAGCCATCGCTCGAAATATTCTTGAGATGACCCGTTTGAAAGTCCCAATCATCACCATCATTATTGGTGAAGGTGCTTCTGGAGGCGCCCTCGGAATTGGGGTAGGAGATAAAGTCTTGATGTTAGAAAATACGTGGTACTCAGTGATCTCACCAGAATCCTGCTCTTCTATTTTATGGAGAAGTTGGGAATATAAAGAGCAAGCAGCTGAAGCCTTAAAACTAACCGCTAAAGATATGAAGCGAATGAAATTGGTGGACGAAATTGTAAAAGAACCACTGGGAGGTGCTCATAAAGATCGGGAGCAAACATTTGTTACAGTTTCCAATACGATTGTGAAGTCGTATAATGAATTTAAAAACTTATCACCAAAAGAATTGGTAGATCAACGTATGGATAAGTACTCTCAAATGGGGGTTTATAAAGATTAA
- a CDS encoding DMT family transporter, with the protein MQSDKLKNYLHLHFLVLIAGFTAILGELISIEAISLVWYRMTIAGVLMFLFIKFKKMSLKVPLKAVIRFSIAGVIIALHWITFFAAIKASNISITLAMFSTGAFFASLIEPLFYKRKIIGYEIIFGFIVIAGVVLITQTELQYLLGIALGISSALFSTLFAVLNGQFVKKYKASVISFYEFVSGVLFMSIFIAFTGDGFDASYFQLSSSDWICLFILASICTAYAFIASIHVMKHITPYTLVLTYNLEPIYGIVLAVILFPQTETMRPLFYIGAALIISTVLLNAMFKNINKSKI; encoded by the coding sequence ATGCAAAGCGATAAACTCAAAAACTATCTCCACCTTCATTTTTTGGTGCTCATTGCGGGATTTACAGCTATTTTAGGAGAACTCATTTCGATAGAGGCAATTTCTTTGGTTTGGTACCGAATGACCATCGCAGGCGTCCTCATGTTTCTGTTTATCAAGTTTAAAAAGATGTCGCTTAAAGTACCGCTAAAGGCAGTCATTAGATTTTCAATTGCGGGGGTGATCATCGCCTTGCATTGGATCACGTTTTTTGCCGCCATCAAAGCCTCTAATATTTCTATCACCCTTGCCATGTTTTCTACAGGTGCCTTTTTTGCCTCTCTGATAGAACCCTTGTTTTACAAACGTAAAATTATCGGCTATGAAATTATATTTGGATTCATTGTCATTGCAGGGGTTGTCTTAATCACACAAACGGAGTTACAATATCTTTTAGGAATAGCCCTTGGCATTTCCTCGGCCTTATTTTCTACGCTTTTTGCTGTTCTCAATGGGCAATTTGTAAAAAAATATAAAGCCAGTGTCATCTCATTTTATGAATTTGTAAGTGGCGTTTTGTTTATGTCTATTTTTATTGCCTTTACAGGAGATGGATTTGACGCCTCTTATTTTCAGCTTAGCAGTTCCGATTGGATATGTCTCTTTATTCTAGCATCCATCTGTACAGCTTATGCATTTATAGCCTCCATTCATGTGATGAAACACATCACCCCTTATACTCTGGTGCTTACTTATAACCTAGAACCCATTTATGGAATTGTACTTGCAGTGATATTATTTCCACAAACAGAAACCATGCGACCGCTATTTTACATCGGTGCAGCCCTTATAATTTCCACTGTACTTCTTAATGCCATGTTTAAAAACATCAATAAATCCAAAATCTAA
- the tgt gene encoding tRNA guanosine(34) transglycosylase Tgt, protein MKFDLLKKDTDTKARAATITTDHGVIETPIFMPVGTVGTVKGVHQRELKNDINPDVILANTYHLFLRPQIDILEKAGGLHKFMNWDRNILTDSGGYQVYSLSANRKIKEEGVRFKSHIDGSMHTFTPENVMEIQRSIGADIIMAFDECTPYPCDYNYAKRSMYMTHRWLDRCINHLDKTPLKYGFDQAFFPIVQGSTYKDLRQQSAEYIANAGAVGNAIGGLSVGEPADEMYAMTDVVCEILPEDKPRYLMGVGTPINILENIALGVDMFDCVMPTRNARNGMLFTAHGSINIKNLKWKDDFSPIDEMGITFVDTEYSKAYLKHLFSVNELLGKQIATIHNLGFYLWLTREARKHILAGDFGTWKAMMVKQMDNRL, encoded by the coding sequence TTGAAATTCGATTTACTAAAAAAAGACACGGATACGAAGGCGCGTGCAGCCACCATAACAACAGATCACGGCGTGATTGAAACTCCCATTTTTATGCCAGTAGGCACCGTGGGAACTGTCAAAGGTGTGCACCAACGCGAACTTAAAAATGACATCAATCCAGATGTTATTTTAGCAAATACCTATCATTTATTCCTTCGCCCTCAAATAGATATTTTAGAAAAAGCAGGGGGACTTCATAAATTCATGAATTGGGACCGCAATATTCTGACGGATTCCGGAGGGTATCAAGTGTATTCCCTTTCTGCCAATCGAAAAATTAAAGAAGAAGGCGTCCGATTTAAAAGTCATATTGATGGCAGTATGCACACCTTTACACCAGAAAATGTGATGGAAATTCAGCGCAGTATTGGCGCCGATATCATCATGGCTTTTGATGAATGTACGCCCTATCCTTGCGATTATAACTATGCAAAACGATCGATGTACATGACGCACCGTTGGTTGGACCGTTGTATAAATCACCTCGATAAAACACCCTTAAAATACGGTTTTGATCAAGCGTTTTTCCCGATTGTTCAGGGAAGTACCTATAAAGATTTAAGACAGCAATCAGCTGAATACATCGCCAATGCCGGCGCGGTAGGGAATGCCATTGGCGGACTGTCAGTAGGAGAGCCAGCAGATGAAATGTATGCCATGACCGATGTAGTTTGCGAAATTCTTCCCGAAGATAAACCCCGCTATTTAATGGGTGTAGGAACGCCAATCAATATTTTAGAAAACATTGCTTTGGGTGTTGATATGTTTGATTGTGTGATGCCAACGCGTAACGCTAGAAATGGAATGTTATTTACAGCCCATGGCTCTATAAATATTAAAAATCTAAAATGGAAAGATGATTTTTCTCCCATTGATGAGATGGGAATTACCTTTGTAGACACCGAATATTCAAAAGCATATTTAAAACATTTGTTCAGTGTTAACGAATTATTAGGAAAACAAATCGCTACAATTCATAACTTAGGCTTTTATTTATGGTTGACTCGCGAAGCTCGAAAGCATATTTTAGCAGGTGATTTTGGAACTTGGAAAGCCATGATGGTCAAACAAATGGATAATCGTTTATAG
- a CDS encoding LptF/LptG family permease: MKILDWYILKRYLFTFFMMLLLFIPIGITINLAEKIDRILEYEVPFPEVVSYYFDFTIYFATLLFPLFLFLSVIWFTSKLANNTEIVAFLSSGVSFSRFLRPYLIGATFVAGLALMLGMYWAPIASKGFNEFTYKYLNSNKVVETQHIYRQINDNDYIYVSNFDTKAKRGNNFTLEHFEGNKLAYKIHASQIRYIEKDSTYQLTNYNLRTIGENEDQLEYIRKKDTIFSFDLQDLTPPMYVAETLTYGELMTFIAREEVRGSSNINRYKVVQYKKWSLPVSVFILTIIAVAVSSVKRRGGMGVNLAFGIVIAMIYVFFDKVFGVMAEQSDFSPLLAVWFPNIVFGSLAIYLLYNAKR, encoded by the coding sequence ATGAAAATTCTAGATTGGTACATATTAAAGCGGTATTTGTTTACATTTTTCATGATGTTATTACTGTTTATTCCTATCGGAATTACGATCAATCTTGCTGAAAAAATTGATCGTATTTTAGAGTATGAAGTCCCTTTTCCAGAAGTCGTCTCTTATTATTTTGATTTCACAATATATTTTGCCACCCTCTTATTTCCGTTGTTTTTATTTTTATCGGTCATCTGGTTTACGTCCAAACTCGCCAACAACACAGAAATTGTTGCGTTTTTGAGTTCAGGTGTATCTTTCTCACGGTTTTTACGACCCTATTTAATTGGAGCTACTTTTGTTGCAGGCCTCGCATTGATGCTAGGAATGTACTGGGCACCTATTGCCAGTAAAGGATTTAATGAATTTACATACAAGTATCTAAACAGTAATAAAGTTGTTGAAACCCAACACATCTACCGACAAATAAATGATAATGATTACATTTATGTTAGTAATTTTGACACCAAGGCAAAGCGGGGAAATAATTTCACCCTTGAACATTTTGAAGGTAATAAGTTAGCCTACAAAATTCATGCCTCTCAAATTCGTTATATCGAAAAAGACAGTACCTATCAATTGACAAATTATAATTTAAGAACCATAGGTGAAAACGAAGATCAACTTGAATACATTCGTAAAAAAGACACCATTTTCAGTTTTGACTTGCAAGATTTAACCCCCCCAATGTACGTTGCTGAAACACTGACCTATGGAGAGTTAATGACATTTATTGCTCGTGAAGAAGTACGTGGGTCTTCTAATATCAACCGTTATAAAGTAGTGCAATATAAAAAATGGAGTTTACCAGTATCCGTTTTTATACTCACCATTATTGCTGTTGCAGTATCTTCTGTCAAACGCCGTGGAGGGATGGGTGTTAATTTAGCATTCGGAATAGTCATTGCTATGATTTATGTATTTTTCGATAAAGTCTTTGGAGTGATGGCGGAGCAATCTGATTTTTCTCCATTATTGGCCGTTTGGTTTCCAAACATTGTCTTTGGAAGTTTAGCAATTTACCTCTTGTACAATGCAAAGCGATAA